The following are encoded together in the Serratia odorifera genome:
- a CDS encoding hemagglutinin repeat-containing protein → MSLYVSKERRSPAGGNTTIRADRDTTLNAAQVQASGDVAVSAGRDLTLNSATESDYSFFEETKTKKRFLSKTTTHTVREDYATQEKGTLLSGDNVSLSAGNDLTVKGSSVVGDGKVNLQAGNNVEIVAATEEQSSYRLDEKKKSGLMGTGGIGVTIGSSSSRHQVNEGGTTQSQSVSTIGSTGGDVNIVAGGKAHIDGADLIAGKNLSITGDSVVIEPGHDLRTVEERFEQKQSGLTVALSGAAGAAANSAIAAAQSTKNESDGRLAALQGTKAALSGVQAGQAAVLDNTKGDAGNAIGISLSLGAQKSSSTQKQVSDNVTGSTLTTGNNLSVTASGKGSGANSGDVVIAGSQLKAGGDTTIDASRDILLAGAANSQQQTGSNKSIGGEIGIGLSLGKDTGIKVFANVNAGKGSEKGTGTQWTETTIDSGKTLAMNSGRDTTLAGAQVSGDKVDVDVGRNLTLSSQQDSDLYDMKQQNASAGGSFTWGSMSGSGYLNLSQDKMHSNYDSVQEQTGIFAGKGGFDVKVGEHTQLDGAVISSTGTADKNSLDTGTLGFSDLHNKADYNVEHVGVGISGGGDFGGKAFQGNLAGGMLSGLNGSGHASGTTQAAVSEGNITVRDQDKQQQNVADLSRDTANANGSIAPIFDKEKEQKRLKQAQLIGEIGGQAADIIRTQGEINGLNAAKADLAKDGKLPPEPGKNAKQEEIERYVSILKDTAAYKEVMKQYGTGSDVQKAAQAVTAALQGLAGGNISQALAGGLSPYAAEQIKKYTGTNETANALAHAVWGAIAAQVSGNSAAAGAAGAAGGELAARYLAEKLYGADTPGKIAKLSEEQKQSLSALSTLAAGLAGGVTGDSTANALAGAQAGKNAVENNALNATDEKQRQDAKWLLPYLEGEKKQQAEQLIGDLNAKDKAFDAAIDDACKSLSSAQCSGLRQELTAMGKSYDEQMDGQYIGTMASVYKEGADKVDGLMWQYATADAQAQKAKDIQTIASNWSVSIETASALYTGMAITHTTAAIGGAVWGLKGPSTVTVYRVEGAPNTRILIGDNGQVSITGSTTLYLNFGDKARALEFFEKRGTQNMDGATIKTFEVPHSVLDDLRNTAVKESVARLPENKGKPVIADPTKAKDQYGIRPEKLKELQDKIIQGTGKDASK, encoded by the coding sequence ATGAGTCTATACGTCAGCAAGGAACGGAGATCGCCAGCGGGGGGCAACACCACCATTCGCGCCGATCGAGATACCACCTTGAATGCGGCACAGGTGCAGGCCAGCGGTGATGTGGCGGTAAGCGCCGGGCGCGATCTGACGCTCAACAGCGCCACCGAAAGCGACTACTCCTTCTTCGAAGAAACCAAAACCAAGAAAAGGTTCCTGTCAAAGACCACCACCCACACGGTGCGGGAAGATTACGCCACGCAGGAAAAAGGCACGCTGCTGAGCGGCGACAACGTGTCGCTGTCTGCGGGTAACGATCTGACGGTGAAGGGGTCTTCGGTTGTGGGTGACGGCAAGGTTAACCTGCAAGCGGGTAACAACGTCGAGATCGTGGCGGCGACGGAAGAGCAGTCCAGCTACCGGTTGGATGAGAAGAAAAAGAGCGGGCTGATGGGCACCGGTGGTATCGGGGTGACGATTGGTAGCTCCAGCTCTCGCCATCAGGTGAACGAAGGCGGTACCACGCAGAGCCAGAGTGTCAGCACTATCGGCTCGACCGGTGGCGATGTGAATATCGTTGCGGGCGGCAAGGCACATATCGACGGTGCGGATCTGATTGCCGGTAAAAATCTCAGCATTACTGGCGACAGCGTCGTTATCGAACCGGGGCATGACCTGCGTACGGTAGAAGAGCGGTTTGAGCAGAAGCAGAGTGGCCTGACGGTGGCGTTGTCCGGTGCGGCAGGTGCAGCGGCCAACTCAGCAATAGCGGCAGCGCAGAGTACCAAAAATGAAAGCGATGGCCGTTTGGCCGCCCTGCAAGGCACCAAAGCCGCGTTGTCTGGGGTGCAGGCAGGGCAGGCCGCAGTGTTGGATAATACCAAGGGCGATGCGGGTAATGCGATTGGTATCAGCCTTTCCCTGGGGGCCCAAAAGTCGTCATCCACGCAAAAACAGGTCTCTGACAATGTCACCGGTTCGACGTTGACGACGGGTAATAATCTGTCGGTGACCGCAAGCGGCAAAGGCAGCGGTGCCAACAGTGGCGATGTGGTGATTGCAGGTAGTCAGTTGAAGGCGGGTGGCGATACCACCATCGATGCCTCTCGCGACATTTTGCTGGCCGGGGCTGCCAATTCCCAGCAGCAGACGGGGAGCAACAAGAGCATCGGCGGTGAAATCGGTATCGGCCTGAGCCTGGGTAAAGACACGGGTATCAAGGTGTTCGCCAACGTCAACGCTGGCAAAGGCAGCGAGAAAGGCACCGGTACGCAGTGGACAGAGACAACCATCGACAGCGGTAAGACGCTTGCCATGAACAGCGGGCGCGATACCACCCTGGCCGGTGCACAGGTCAGCGGTGACAAGGTGGATGTTGACGTCGGACGTAATCTGACGCTCTCCAGCCAGCAGGACAGCGATCTCTACGACATGAAGCAGCAGAACGCCAGTGCGGGTGGCAGCTTCACCTGGGGCTCGATGAGCGGTTCCGGCTACCTGAACCTGAGCCAGGACAAGATGCACAGCAACTACGACTCGGTGCAGGAGCAGACCGGGATCTTTGCAGGCAAGGGCGGCTTTGACGTTAAGGTCGGCGAGCATACCCAACTGGATGGCGCGGTAATCAGTTCAACGGGCACGGCGGACAAAAACAGCCTGGATACCGGGACGCTGGGCTTCAGTGACCTGCACAATAAGGCGGACTACAACGTTGAACATGTCGGGGTCGGGATAAGCGGCGGTGGCGACTTTGGTGGTAAGGCGTTCCAGGGCAACCTGGCGGGCGGGATGCTATCGGGCCTGAACGGCAGCGGCCATGCCAGCGGCACCACGCAGGCGGCGGTGAGCGAAGGTAACATCACTGTTCGTGACCAGGACAAGCAGCAACAAAATGTCGCCGACCTGAGCCGGGATACGGCGAATGCCAACGGCAGCATTGCGCCGATCTTTGACAAGGAGAAAGAGCAGAAGCGGTTGAAACAGGCGCAGTTGATCGGTGAGATCGGTGGGCAGGCAGCGGATATCATCCGCACGCAGGGTGAGATAAACGGGCTGAATGCGGCGAAGGCCGATCTGGCGAAAGATGGCAAACTGCCGCCGGAGCCGGGAAAAAATGCCAAGCAGGAAGAGATTGAACGGTACGTCAGCATCCTGAAAGACACCGCTGCGTATAAAGAGGTCATGAAGCAGTATGGTACGGGCAGTGACGTGCAGAAAGCGGCGCAGGCGGTAACGGCGGCGTTGCAGGGGCTGGCAGGAGGAAATATCTCCCAGGCACTTGCTGGTGGTTTGAGCCCGTACGCGGCAGAGCAAATCAAGAAGTATACCGGCACGAATGAAACGGCCAACGCGCTTGCCCATGCGGTGTGGGGCGCGATAGCGGCGCAGGTGAGCGGCAACTCGGCCGCCGCGGGTGCTGCGGGGGCTGCTGGTGGTGAATTGGCCGCGCGTTATCTGGCAGAGAAGTTATATGGAGCAGACACGCCAGGAAAAATTGCTAAACTGAGTGAGGAGCAGAAGCAGAGTCTCAGTGCGCTGTCGACGCTGGCAGCGGGTTTGGCAGGCGGTGTGACGGGCGATAGCACCGCGAATGCTCTGGCGGGTGCTCAGGCCGGCAAGAATGCGGTGGAGAATAATGCGCTGAATGCAACTGACGAGAAGCAACGTCAGGATGCGAAATGGTTGCTGCCGTACTTGGAAGGTGAGAAGAAACAGCAGGCAGAGCAGTTAATTGGTGACCTGAACGCGAAGGATAAGGCGTTTGATGCAGCGATTGATGATGCGTGTAAGAGCTTGTCTTCAGCGCAATGTAGCGGGTTGCGTCAGGAACTGACCGCGATGGGCAAGAGCTACGACGAACAGATGGACGGTCAGTATATTGGCACGATGGCCAGTGTATACAAAGAGGGTGCTGATAAAGTCGATGGTCTGATGTGGCAATACGCAACCGCAGACGCTCAAGCCCAGAAAGCCAAAGACATCCAGACCATCGCCAGTAACTGGAGTGTCAGCATCGAAACAGCGTCTGCGCTGTATACCGGAATGGCGATAACACACACCACAGCAGCTATAGGTGGTGCTGTATGGGGGTTGAAAGGCCCAAGTACTGTAACTGTATATCGTGTTGAGGGAGCACCAAACACTCGTATTTTAATTGGAGACAACGGGCAGGTTAGCATCACTGGCAGTACAACGTTATATTTAAATTTTGGTGATAAAGCCAGGGCGCTGGAATTCTTCGAAAAACGTGGCACTCAGAATATGGATGGTGC
- a CDS encoding hemagglutinin repeat-containing protein yields MSTWKASQVGSQSDTALMAGRDINLQTQEASTRQKDNGTEQRSNDATRTTLTSGGDLTLDAGRDVNSQAAAIVADNNVNLNAGRDVNLNTQQTSEYRESKEGKRQQVDESIRQQGTEIASGGQHHHSRRSRYHLECGTGAGQR; encoded by the coding sequence ATGTCAACGTGGAAGGCCAGCCAGGTTGGCAGCCAGAGTGATACTGCCCTGATGGCTGGGCGCGATATCAACCTGCAAACGCAGGAAGCGAGCACCCGGCAGAAAGATAACGGCACCGAACAGCGCAGTAACGATGCCACGCGCACCACCCTCACTAGCGGCGGCGATTTAACGCTGGATGCAGGCCGGGATGTGAACTCGCAGGCAGCGGCGATAGTGGCGGATAACAACGTCAACCTGAACGCCGGGCGTGACGTGAACCTCAACACCCAGCAAACCAGTGAATACCGCGAAAGCAAGGAAGGTAAACGCCAGCAGGTGGATGAGTCTATACGTCAGCAAGGAACGGAGATCGCCAGCGGGGGGCAACACCACCATTCGCGCCGATCGAGATACCACCTTGAATGCGGCACAGGTGCAGGCCAGCGGTGA
- a CDS encoding hemagglutinin repeat-containing protein — MISGKNVSLTAGNITNSGSTLTAQNALTLDSQNSISNLNAGLLNAGGNLQLSAIGDINNIGSIISGKTVRLESLDGSIINQTLTNQWNTQGSLGGWMPTKPVAVTHGNR, encoded by the coding sequence GTGATTTCAGGGAAAAATGTCTCGCTCACCGCCGGTAACATCACCAACAGTGGCAGCACGCTGACCGCACAGAACGCGCTGACGCTCGATAGCCAGAACAGCATCAGCAACCTCAATGCAGGCCTGCTCAATGCGGGCGGTAACCTGCAACTGAGCGCGATTGGCGATATCAACAATATCGGCTCAATCATCAGCGGCAAAACGGTACGGTTGGAAAGCCTTGATGGCAGCATCATCAACCAGACGCTGACGAATCAGTGGAATACCCAGGGTTCTCTGGGCGGCTGGATGCCCACAAAGCCTGTCGCTGTCACGCACGGAAATCGGTGA